The Brassica napus cultivar Da-Ae chromosome C7, Da-Ae, whole genome shotgun sequence genome has a segment encoding these proteins:
- the LOC106408127 gene encoding cytochrome P450 705A1-like codes for MEAMTSVDFKNCFILILISLFSTFFLFVFFFKKPKNGFDLSPSPSLPIIGHLHLLFSASIHKSFHPVAHEIFKDHDMSVFSHGAIGIDECLVFGAFGFIKAPYGDYWKFMKKLITTNMLGPQALERSRDVRSFEIERFYRSLLEKSMKKHSVEIGEEALRLVNNFLGK; via the exons ATGGAAGCAATGACCAGCGTTGACTTTAAAAACTGCTTTATCTTAATCCTAATAAGCCTCTTCTCAACCTTCtttctctttgtcttcttcttcaagaaaCCAAAGAATGGCTTCGACTTATCTCCGAGCCCTTCCCTTCCTATCATCGGTCATCTTCACCTTCTCTTCTCTGCTTCAATCCACAAGTCTTTTCATCCAG TGGCCCACGAGATCTTCAAGGACCACGACATGAGCGTCTTCTCTCATGGTGCTATTGGTATTGATGAGTGCCTTGTGTTCGGAGCTTTTGGCTTCATCAAAGCTCCCTATGGAGATTActggaagttcatgaagaagcTCATCACTACCAATATGCTCGGACCCCAGGCGCTTGAGCGTTCACGAGACGTTCGTTCATTTGAGATAGAGAGATTCTACAGAAGTCTACTTGAGAAGTCAATGAAGAAACATAGCGTTGAGATCGGTGAGGAAGCGTTGAGGCTTGTTAACAATTTCCTCGGCAAGTGA
- the LOC125590001 gene encoding uncharacterized protein LOC125590001, with the protein MANIEKLQFPALKVTGENYVRWVTNVKPYLVIKKISEAIKVGNKSPPEHIAEAIIFLKKHLDENLTHDYGDVEDPAVLWQALKDRFDNQKEINLPHALEEWKTLRFQDFQRVRDYNSTILRIVAQLKYCGNPVTEAEMLDKTYNTFHKEHNVLSRIYRKCGYTKFSELMVTLMLAEKNDELLIKNHNSRPTGAKAFPEVNATAVEYSGRRNHTNRGRGRRFNNKRGKPYYPKSIRSNKWVRSEQPHKGKETEEDTTKKSETVCYRCGCKGHWSRTCRTPPHLCKLYQESIKGKAKEVNLTENVEGTSYLESSDFANELD; encoded by the coding sequence atggcaaacatcgagaaactccagttcccggctctaaaagtaaccggcgaaaactatgtcagatgggtcacaaatgtgaaaccttatcttgtaataaaaaagatatctGAAGCTATaaaagtcggtaacaaatcgccacccgagcatatagccgaggcgataatcttcctgaagaagcacttagatgagaatctaactcacgactatggagacgttgaggacccagctgtactatggcaagccttgaaagacagattcgataatcaaaaggaaatcaatctccctcacgctcttgaagagtggaaaaccctgaggtttcaggatttccaaagggttagagattacaattccactatcttgaggatagttgcacaattaaaatattgtggtaaccctgtcaccgaagcagaaatgcttgacaagacatacaataccttccacaaagaacacaacgtcttatcccgaatttacagaaaatgtgggtacaccaaattttctgaattgatggtaacactcatgttggctgaaaagaacgatgagttactaatcaaaaaccataattcccgacccacgggagccaaggcatttcccgaagtgaatgctacggcggtagaatattcgggaaggagaaaccataccaatcgaggtcgtggtcggcgtttcaacaacaaacgtggaaagccttactatcctaaaagtattagatctaacaaatgggttagatctgaacaacctcataaaggcaaagaaaccgaagaggataccacaaagaaaagtgagactgtatgttacagatgtggatgtaaaggacattggtcccgtacctgtcgtactcccccacatttgtgcaagttatatcaagaatccataaaaggaaaggctaaagaggtgaacctcacggaaaacgttgaagggacctcataccttgaatcctctgatttcgcaaatgagctggactag
- the LOC106409248 gene encoding transcription factor HHO1-like isoform X2: MIKSLSNMMKYNEKREKCCEYIEALEEERRKINVFQRELPLCLELVTRAIEAYKKEISGTTTDTLYGQPECSEQTTGECGPVLDLFLPVKQSSASTDEEEEEVYEDDDVEHESHDTGIDFVDKNMKSEWLKSVQLWNQPEAVPVSKSERSQQETQTVVEPIKENDNGAGSHQPPCYEMSNEKNDYIISLATTSSGSGRQKTEAERGGSGGRSSRRGQRKQRRCWSHELHRRFLNALKQLGGPHATPKQIRELMKVDGLTNDEVKSHLQKYRLHTRRPSQTIPNNRDSQTQHFVVVGGIWVPQANHSKANAVASRKTTTGIYGPMVSPLPSEWPSHSNFGREISEERSRCSNKGIVRCSSPAMSSSTRTKTKNSKLS, from the exons ATGATTAAGAGCTTAAGCAATATGATGAAATATAACGAGAAACGTGAAAAATGTTGTGAGTACATCGAAGCTCTTGAAGAAGAACGCCGCAAGATCAATGTCTTCCAACGCGAGCTTCCACTTTGCTTAGAGCTTGTCACTCGAG CGATCGAGGCATATAAAAAGGAAATATCAGGGACTACGACAGATACCTTGTACGGACAACCAGAGTGCTCGGAGCAGACCACCGGAGAATGTGGACCCGTCTTGGATCTGTTCCTACCTGTCAAACAATCTTCAGCCTCCacagatgaggaagaagaagaggtttatgaagatgatgatgttgaacACGAATCTCATGACACAGGCATAGATTTCGTTGATAAGAACATGAAATCTGAATGGCTCAAGTCTGTTCAGCTTTGGAACCAACCTGAGGCAGTTCCCGTTAGTAAATCG GAGCGCTCACAACAAGAAACACAAACGGTGGTAGAACCGATCAAAGAAAATGACAATGGAGCAGGGTCTCATCAGCCGCCATGCTATGAAATGAGCAACGAAAAAAATGACTATATTATATCTCTTGCGACTACTAGTAGCGGAAGCGGTCGACAAAAGACGGAGGCTGAGAGAGGCGGAAGCGGTGGCAGGAGCAGTCGGAGAGGGCAAAGAAAGCAGAGAAGGTGTTGGTCGCATGAGTTGCACAGACGCTTCTTGAACGCTCTTAAACAGCTTGGTGGTCCTCATG CTACGCCGAAACAGATTAGAGAGCTTATGAAGGTTGACGGGTTAACAAATGATGAAGTCAAGAGTCATTTACAG aaatacagaCTGCATACAAGACGACCTAGCCAAACAATTCCTAACAACAGAGACTCTCAAACTCAACATTTCGTGGTCGTCGGTGGAATTTGGGTCCCACAGGCTAACCACTCCAAGGCGAACGCAGTCGCATCACGTAAGACAACCACCGGGATTTACGGGCCTATGGTCAGCCCGTTACCGTCGGAGTGGCCGAGCCATTCAAATTTTGGTCGGGAGATTTCGGAAGAAAGATCAAGATGCTCTAACAAAGGAATTGTTCGGTGTAGCTCACCAGCAATGTCTTCTTCTACTCGTACAAAgactaaaaattcaaaattgtcATAA
- the LOC125590000 gene encoding uncharacterized protein LOC125590000 translates to MANIEKLQFPALKVTGENYVRWVTNVKPYLVIKKISEAIKVGNKSPPEHIAEAIIFLKKHLDENLTHDYGDVEDPSVLWQALKDRFDNQKEINLPHALEEWKTLRFQDFQRVRDYNSTILRIVAQLKYCGNPVTEAEMLDKTYNTFHKEHNVLSRIYRKCGYTKISELMVTLMLAEKNDELQIKNHNSRPTGAKAFPEVNATAVEYSGRRNHTNRGRGRRFNNKRGKPYYPKSIRSNKWVRSEQPHKGKETEEDTTKKSETVCYRCGCKGHWSRTCRTPPHLCKLYQESIKGKAKEVNLTENVEGTSYLESSDFANELD, encoded by the coding sequence atggcaaacatcgagaaactccagttcccggctctaaaagtaaccggcgaaaactatgtcagatgggtcacaaatgtgaaaccttatcttgtaataaaaaagatatctGAAGCTATaaaagtcggtaacaaatcgccacccgagcatatagccgaggcgataatcttcctgaagaagcacttagatgagaatctaactcacgactatggagacgttgaggacccatctgtactatggcaagccttgaaagacagattcgataatcaaaaggaaatcaatctcccccacgctcttgaagagtggaaaaccctgaggtttcaggatttccaaagggttagagattacaattccactatcttgaggatagttgcacaattaaaatattgtggtaaccctgtcaccgaagcagaaatgcttgacaagacatacaataccttccacaaagaacacaacgtcttatcccgaatttacagaaaatgtgggtacaccaaaatttctgaattgatggtaacactcatgttggctgaaaagaacgatgagttacaaatcaaaaaccataattcccgacccacgggagccaaggcatttcccgaagtgaatgctacggcggtagaatattcgggaaggagaaaccataccaatcgaggtcgtggtcggcgtttcaacaacaaacgtggaaagccttactatcctaaaagtattagatctaacaaatgggttagatctgaacaacctcataaaggcaaagaaaccgaagaggataccacaaagaaaagtgagactgtatgttacagatgtggatgtaaaggacattggtcccgtacctgtcgtactcccccacatttgtgcaagttatatcaagaatccataaaaggaaaggctaaagaggtgaacctcacggaaaacgttgaagggacctcataccttgaatcctctgatttcgcaaatgagctggactag
- the LOC106409248 gene encoding transcription factor HHO1-like isoform X1 encodes MIKSLSNMMKYNEKREKCCEYIEALEEERRKINVFQRELPLCLELVTRAIEAYKKEISGTTTDTLYGQPECSEQTTGECGPVLDLFLPVKQSSASTDEEEEEVYEDDDVEHESHDTGIDFVDKNMKSEWLKSVQLWNQPEAVPVSKSERSQQETQTVVEPIKENDNGAGSHQPPCYEMSNEKNDYIISLATTSSGSGRQKTEAERGGSGGRSSRRGQRKQRRCWSHELHRRFLNALKQLGGPHVATPKQIRELMKVDGLTNDEVKSHLQKYRLHTRRPSQTIPNNRDSQTQHFVVVGGIWVPQANHSKANAVASRKTTTGIYGPMVSPLPSEWPSHSNFGREISEERSRCSNKGIVRCSSPAMSSSTRTKTKNSKLS; translated from the exons ATGATTAAGAGCTTAAGCAATATGATGAAATATAACGAGAAACGTGAAAAATGTTGTGAGTACATCGAAGCTCTTGAAGAAGAACGCCGCAAGATCAATGTCTTCCAACGCGAGCTTCCACTTTGCTTAGAGCTTGTCACTCGAG CGATCGAGGCATATAAAAAGGAAATATCAGGGACTACGACAGATACCTTGTACGGACAACCAGAGTGCTCGGAGCAGACCACCGGAGAATGTGGACCCGTCTTGGATCTGTTCCTACCTGTCAAACAATCTTCAGCCTCCacagatgaggaagaagaagaggtttatgaagatgatgatgttgaacACGAATCTCATGACACAGGCATAGATTTCGTTGATAAGAACATGAAATCTGAATGGCTCAAGTCTGTTCAGCTTTGGAACCAACCTGAGGCAGTTCCCGTTAGTAAATCG GAGCGCTCACAACAAGAAACACAAACGGTGGTAGAACCGATCAAAGAAAATGACAATGGAGCAGGGTCTCATCAGCCGCCATGCTATGAAATGAGCAACGAAAAAAATGACTATATTATATCTCTTGCGACTACTAGTAGCGGAAGCGGTCGACAAAAGACGGAGGCTGAGAGAGGCGGAAGCGGTGGCAGGAGCAGTCGGAGAGGGCAAAGAAAGCAGAGAAGGTGTTGGTCGCATGAGTTGCACAGACGCTTCTTGAACGCTCTTAAACAGCTTGGTGGTCCTCATG TAGCTACGCCGAAACAGATTAGAGAGCTTATGAAGGTTGACGGGTTAACAAATGATGAAGTCAAGAGTCATTTACAG aaatacagaCTGCATACAAGACGACCTAGCCAAACAATTCCTAACAACAGAGACTCTCAAACTCAACATTTCGTGGTCGTCGGTGGAATTTGGGTCCCACAGGCTAACCACTCCAAGGCGAACGCAGTCGCATCACGTAAGACAACCACCGGGATTTACGGGCCTATGGTCAGCCCGTTACCGTCGGAGTGGCCGAGCCATTCAAATTTTGGTCGGGAGATTTCGGAAGAAAGATCAAGATGCTCTAACAAAGGAATTGTTCGGTGTAGCTCACCAGCAATGTCTTCTTCTACTCGTACAAAgactaaaaattcaaaattgtcATAA